In the Campylobacter lari genome, CTTATTTTCAGCTGCTCTAGCAACCTGTCTAGGAATGCTTTTGGGTACTATTTTAGGTTTTATACCTTTTGTTTTTAAAAATTTAATTCTAAAATTTAAAAAACCTATAATTAGTTTAAAAATACTCAAGAATATCATCTATAATGGCTCATCTGAATTTTTTTCAAATATATCAAGCTCTATTTATACTATACTAGCTAATGCTATATTATTAAAAATAGCAGGAAATCAAGCACTTGCTGCATTTTCCATTATACTTTATTTAAGTACCTTTACCTTTGCTTTAATCTTATCAATGTGTGAAGCTATGCAACCTGTTATAAGTTACAACTATGGATATAAAAACATATTAAGAATTCAAGCTATTTTTAAAAGAATGTTTATAGCATCTAGTGTATTTGGAATATTTGTATTTTTACTTGCATTTTTTTTCAACGAAATTATAGTTTCACTCTTTAATAAAAATAATGATATTAGTTTTGCAAATCTAGCGCAAAATGCACTTGTATTGTTTTCTTTTTCTTTTTTATTAAGCTGGCTTGGAAAACTTTGCGCATCTTTTTTTACCGCTTTAGATAAACCTATGCTTTCTTTAGCCATATCCATCATACAAAGTTTAGTATTACCTTTTATCTTTATACAGGTATTATCATATTATCTTAGCTTAAATGGAGTTTGGCTTGCTTCTTTTGCAAGCGAGGTTCTTATGGTGTTTATTGCTTCTTATTTACTATATAAAACTTTTAAAGATCTAAACTCTTAGCTAATTTCAAACAAGAGTTTAGATCTTGCTCTTTGCATATATGCAAATTTTTAAAATTATGAAGTTTTAAAGCTGTACTTTGACCTATAACTACAACTTTATCTTCTTTTTCTAATGTAAAAAATTTCAAAAATTGTTCTATGCCTGAAGGAGCACTAAAGATAAAAACACTAGGATGTTGTATTTTTAACTCATCTTTTTTGGGCTCTATGGCTACATTTTCATAAACAATTAATTGTTTTAAAGAGATATTTTCATTTAATAAAACCTCATCAAGGCCTGAGCTAATTTTCTTAGCTCTTAAATAAAGACATTTTTTATTTTTAAACTCAGATAAAAACTCGCTAGCTAAATTTTTACCATAAGCTTTACTGGGATATTTGACATTTTTAAAACCAAGTTCTTTTGCAAAATCAGCACTTTTTTGCCCCACAGCATAAAGTTTAATATCAAAATTAATTTTGTTTTTACTTGACATTAATGCTTTTAATGCATTCTTGGAGCTAATGATTAAACAATCAAATTCCTTTAAATTAACTTCAAAATCAAGAAATTTAATTTCATTTAATTTTATAGTCTTAACGCCATCAAATTCTTTATCCCCTATAAAATAAATCATTATTTTCCTATAAAAGTTTTATCAAAATTTGATCTTAAATTTAAAGTTGCCATATAAGGATCATTTGCTTGCATTATCGCTCTAACAACAGCTACACCTTGTATATTACAATCTTTAAGCAAATTTAAATTAGCCTCATCTATCCCACCTATAGCTACAATAGGTAAAGAACTTAAACTAGTAATTTCTTTTAATCCATCTATACCAAGCACAATACAATCTTGCTTACTAGGCGTAGCAAAAACAGCCCCTACTCCAAGATAAGTAGCGCTTTGAATATTAGCAAGCTCGCTTTTATGATTGATCGTAAGTCCTATGATTTTATCTTCGCCTAAAAGTTCTCTTGCTTTTTTTAAAGGCATATCCTTTTGTCCTATATGCACTCCATTTGCATTCACAGCCATGGCTATATCGATTCTATCATTTATCACAAAAGGCGTATTATATTTTTCACACAAAGCTTTAACTTTTAAAGCAAGATTATAAAATTCTAAAGTGCTAAGATTTTTTTCCCTAAGTTGCAAAATATCAATCTTAGCTTTCAAAGAAGCTTCTAAAATATTTAAAAACTCACTTTCACTTTTCTCACCCTTGCTTGCAACAAGATAAATTTTAAATGATTTCATATTTAGCTCTTTTTTTAATTTCTTCATCATCTAAATTACTTAAAGCATCGATTAAATTCACTCTAAAACTACCACTTCCACTAGAAAGATCTTGAGCGATTTCACTAGCTATACCAAAACTAAGCAAAGCATATAAACTAGCTTGAAATTTATCTTCTAATGCTCCTGCAAAAACTCCACACAAAGAAGCACACATACAACCTGCTCCAGTTATTTTAGTAGCCATAATAGAGCCATTATAAACTTTTGCAATGCGCTCTTGATTTATAATATAATCAATTTTTCCAGTTATAGCCAAAACACGCTTAGTTTTATATGAGTATTCTCTAGCTTTTTCTAAAAACTCATCATTAATCACAAAAGTACTATCAACCCCTCTTGCTTTACCATCTAAACCTATAACACTAGCCATTTCAGACGCATTTGCTTTAACAATACTAATGCCTTTTAGATTAAGCAATTCAAAATTAATCCCATCTCTTGCCTTACTCACACCCAAAGCAACAGGATCAAAAACTATAGGTTTATTTAATAAAGCATATTCTTTGGTTGCTTTTAACATAGAATTTGCTACAAGCTGATTAATTGTACCTGTATTTAATACTAAGGCTGAGCTTATTTTGGCAAAATCAGTTTGTTCTTCATAAAAATCAGCCATAGCAGCACTTGCTCCCACTGCTATAGTTACATTCGCGCAATCATTGGCTGTAACATAATTAGTAATATGATGGATCAAAGGATTTTTTTCTCTTACTGCTTTGATAATCATTTTTACTCCTTATCAAATTGGAAAAAGTGATTAGTTGGACCACAACCTTTTCCAAGTGCTAAGGAATTAAATATAGCCCCATATACATAATCTTTAGCAAGCTTTATAGCTTCATGTTTTTCTTTACCTAAGGCAAGATTACTAGCTATAGCTGAACTTAATGTACAACCTGTGCCATGTGTGTTTTTTGTATCAATTTTTTCTGCTTTAAAAATACTAAATTCCTTTCCATCATAAAAAACATCATTAGTATTATCTTTACTATGCCCACCTTTAATCAAAACACTTTTTGCACCTTCTTTGTGAAGCTTTATAGCGGCTTTTTTCATATCCTCTTCATTAAGTATTTTAAAATCACACAAAAACTCAGCTTCAGGTATATTTGGAGTAAGTACATCAGCTAAAGATAAAATTTCATCTTTAAAAAACTGACAATTTTCCAAAGGCATTAAAGCATAGCCATTTTTTGCAAACATCACAGGATCTATCACTACATTTTTAGCTTTAAAGCGTAATAAATTTTCTTTTACACAAGTTATAATTTCTTTTGAACCTAGCATTCCAATTTTCACAGCCATTGGTTCTATGTCTTCATAAACTGCCAATATCTGCTCATCTATTATCTTAGTAGGTATATCAAAACAAGAAATTACCCTTGCAGTATTTTCAGCCACAACACTTAAAACTACACTCATACCAAATAAATTATGTGCACTAAAGGTTTTTAAATCAGCTTGTATGCCAGCCCCACCACTACAATCACTTCCTGCTATAGTTAAGATAGGAATTTTAGTTTTTGTTTTTGCTTGTATCATTTTTATCCTTTTTTATAAAAAAGGAAAGTTTTTGCAAGAATTCAAAGTTCGCATTACCAAACTTCTCAAGGGTCGAAGTCTAACTTCCTCTCAGCAAAAGCTCCCCATTAATGAAAAATTATATCTTAGTTTTAATTAATCTTAAAAAATATTTTAAAATACTGCTATAATTTTGAAAAAAATTACACAATTTTTGAGGTAAAAATGACTAAGATTATTTTTGTTTGCTTAGGGAATATCTGTCGTTCCCCTATGGCTGAATTTATTATGAAAGATCTTTTAATAAAAGTAAATTTAAACGATAAATTTATTGTTTCTAGTGCAGGCACTTCAGGTTATCATGATGGAGAGGATATGCACTTTAAAACCAAAGCCATGTTAAATAGTAAAAATATCAATTCTAAGCCATTTTGCAGTCAAAAGTTGAGCTTAAAAATGTGTGAAGAAAATGATCTTATCATTGTTATGGATAATTCTAATTATAATGATGTAGTTAAAAATTTTCCAAATTTTAAACACAAAATTCACAAAATCACCTCTTATGCTTTAGAATTAGGATATGATGAAGTTCCTGATCCTTGGTATAGTGGAGATTTTGATGAAACTTATACTATACTTTCAAAAGCATGCTCTAATCTTTTAAATACGCTTTATAAAAATTTATCATTTAAATAATATTTGGTTCTTTTTTTAATTTTTAGTGCTATAATAAACTCACTTAAATCTTACTATAACACAAAAGGAGTTTATCAATGAAAAGTATTAAATTAAAAATTTCATTAATTGCAAATATTATAGCTATTATTTGCCTTATTATCCTTGGTATTATTAGCTATATATTCACAAAAAAAGCTTTAAATCATGAAGTGGTTAATGCTGAAACTAACTATGTAAAAGTTGCAGAAAAATCAATGAGAGATTTTAAAAGTCTCCATACTCATTCTTTAGAGCAACTTTCTCAAGCTATTTTAAGACTTCCATATAACGAACTTAATACCCAAGAAAAGCTTATGGAAAACACAGGTGATTTACTTAAAACCGTTAGAGATATAAACAGCTATTTGGCTGTCTATATAGCTCAATCAAATGGAGAATTAATAGTAAGCGATCCAGATAGTGATAGTAAAGGTTTAGACTATGGAATTTATGGAAAAGCTGACAATTATGATGCTACCACAAGAGAATTCTATATAGAAGCTAGAAAGAAAAATGGCTTATATATCACAGCAGCTTATATTGATGCAACAACAGGATTGCCATGTTTTACCTATGCTATGCCCTTAATTAAAGATGGTAAATTTATAGGAGTATTAGCAATTGATGTTTTAGTTAAAGACTTACAAGAAAAATTTAACGAACTACCAGGAAGAACTTTTGTATTTGACCATGCTTATACTGTATTTGCTTCAACTGATAAATCATTAGTTGGCGGAGAGCAAAATCCAGATATAGTTACAGTAGCTAAAGCTTATGAAAATGCTGGAAATTATAACATTTTTAATTATACTACTCAAAATGGTGGCGATAGATTTGGTATTTGTGTAAAAATTGATGGCTATACAACTTGTGCTGGCGAAGATGTAGAAGTAATAGAAACCCCTGCGTTAAAAATTGCTTATATTCAAACTACTATAGTTATTTTTACAAGTATTGCTAGCATTATTTTACTTTACTTTATTATTTCTTATTATTTATCACCTTTGCAAGCTATACAAACCGGCCTCAACTCTTTCTTTGATTTCATCAATCATAAAACTAAAGATTCAGCTATGATAGATGTTAAAACAAATGATGAGCTTGGTGCTATAGCAAAAGCTATCAATGAAAACATCACCAAAACTAAAAATGCATTAGAACAAGATGCTAAAGCAGTAGAACAATCAGTAGATACTGTTAGGGAGGTAGAAGGTGGTAATCTAACAGCTAGAATTACTGCAATTCCTGCACATCCTCAGCTACTCGAGTTAAAAAATTATATTAATGAAATGCTTAATGTATTAGAACAAAAGGTTGGTTCTAATATGAATGAAATTAATAGAGTATTTGATAGCTATAAGGCATTAGACTTTACTACTGAAGTTAAAAATGCTAAAGGTGGAGTTGAAGTAACTACTAATGTATTAGGTCAAGAAATCGTAGCTATGCTAAGACAATCATCTGAATTTGCTTCTTTATTAGCAGATGAAAGTGGTAAATTACAAAGTGCTGTTAAGAACTTAACAGATTCTTCATCTTCTCAAGCTTCTTCTTTAGAAGAAACAGCAGCAGCACTAGAAGAGATTACTTCTTCTATGCAAAATGTATCGCATAAAACTAGTGAAGTTATTGCTCAAAGTGAAGAGATTAAAAATGTTACTTCTATAATAGGTGATATTGCAGATCAAATTAACTTGCTTGCATTAAATGCTGCTATTGAAGCAGCTCGTGCAGGAGAACACGGTCGTGGCTTTGCTGTTGTTGCAGATGAAGTTAGAAACCTAGCTGAAAGAACTCAAAAGTCTTTAGGTGAGATTGAAGCTAATACTAATATCTTAGTTCAATCTATTAATGAAATGGGTGAGAGTATTAAAGAACAAACTACAGGTATTACTCAAATAAATGATGCTGTAGCACAAATTGATCATGTAACCCAAGAGAACTTAAAGATAGCAAAAGATAGTGCAGCTATATCTGATAATGTAAATAAAATAGCTAATGATATCTTAGAGGATGCTAGGAAGAAGAAGTTTTAAATAATTAAACTAAACCCTTAGTGGGTTTAGTTTAATTAATATAAGATTTTAAACAAACCCCATCAACACTTAACTCGTAAGCTTTTTTTAGATTGTTTTTAAAAGTATCAAGTAAAAATAAAATTTTAGAATCAAACATATAAAACTCGGCCATTTTTGAAGCAATTATTGCCAAATTCTCATCTTCTATTAAAATATATTTTGCTCCTAAAGCATTAGAAAGCAAAACCTCATCATCATTTTTAGCATATATGGCAAAATCCACCTTTTCTTCTTTTGCGCTTTTTATATTTTGTTCATTATAATCAAAACAATTCACATTGGTTTTAATAAAAATATTTTCATAATGACTAAATTTTTGCATATTTATCAAAGGATGTCCAAAAATTAACATATTTTTTCCTTTATCTTTAAAAGACAATAATTTCTAAAACCACGGTTGAAAATTTTATAATCTTTCATTCCTTGTAGTTCATCATAAACCTCACTACCTTTATAAAACAAAAACAAAGTATTTTCATCATAAAAACCATTTGAAATTTCTACTAAAGGTTTTATATCCATTAAAGCTCTTGAAGTGATTAAATCTGCTTTAAAGGACTGGTAATTTTGTATTTTTTCTTTTATAATGTTTATATTTTTTAAATTAAGTTCAGTTTTAACTACCCTTAGAAAAGAAGCTTTTTTAGCACTAGGCTCAAAAAGAAAAAATTCACTTTCTTGTAAAATACAGGCTAAAAATATCGCAGGAAAACCAGCCCCACTTCCAACATCAACAATCTTTTTTTTATCAGTCAAATCACAATAGTCTAAAATTTTTATACTATCGATAACATTATCATCTATGTTTTCAAGATGAGTTAGATTATGCACAGCATTAAATTTTTCTAATAACTCTTTATAGAGCGTGATTTTTTTGAAAAAATCATCTTTATTGAAATTTTGCAAAAAATTTAATTGTTCTTCGTATTTTTTCAATTTAAATGTCCCATT is a window encoding:
- the thiE gene encoding thiamine phosphate synthase; the protein is MKSFKIYLVASKGEKSESEFLNILEASLKAKIDILQLREKNLSTLEFYNLALKVKALCEKYNTPFVINDRIDIAMAVNANGVHIGQKDMPLKKARELLGEDKIIGLTINHKSELANIQSATYLGVGAVFATPSKQDCIVLGIDGLKEITSLSSLPIVAIGGIDEANLNLLKDCNIQGVAVVRAIMQANDPYMATLNLRSNFDKTFIGK
- the thiM gene encoding hydroxyethylthiazole kinase, whose protein sequence is MIIKAVREKNPLIHHITNYVTANDCANVTIAVGASAAMADFYEEQTDFAKISSALVLNTGTINQLVANSMLKATKEYALLNKPIVFDPVALGVSKARDGINFELLNLKGISIVKANASEMASVIGLDGKARGVDSTFVINDEFLEKAREYSYKTKRVLAITGKIDYIINQERIAKVYNGSIMATKITGAGCMCASLCGVFAGALEDKFQASLYALLSFGIASEIAQDLSSGSGSFRVNLIDALSNLDDEEIKKRAKYEII
- a CDS encoding methyl-accepting chemotaxis protein, which gives rise to MQNVSHKTSEVIAQSEEIKNVTSIIGDIADQINLLALNAAIEAARAGEHGRGFAVVADEVRNLAERTQKSLGEIEANTNILVQSINEMGESIKEQTTGITQINDAVAQIDHVTQENLKIAKDSAAISDNVNKIANDILEDARKKKF
- a CDS encoding MATE family efflux transporter; the protein is MSLHNFYTNTNATILFYKCALPNMASAAFIYLYVIIDGVFVGRYLGADALAAMNLVMPFIMISFALADMIAIGSSVQIAINLGKGKIEKARAIFSFCIVLIFVISCIMGILGFFLAKPLSAFMGADENIQNLSTEYMQIFALFAPFTMLAFAMDNYLRICGKTFYSMVVNITVALSNIILDWLFIVILEWSLFSAALATCLGMLLGTILGFIPFVFKNLILKFKKPIISLKILKNIIYNGSSEFFSNISSSIYTILANAILLKIAGNQALAAFSIILYLSTFTFALILSMCEAMQPVISYNYGYKNILRIQAIFKRMFIASSVFGIFVFLLAFFFNEIIVSLFNKNNDISFANLAQNALVLFSFSFLLSWLGKLCASFFTALDKPMLSLAISIIQSLVLPFIFIQVLSYYLSLNGVWLASFASEVLMVFIASYLLYKTFKDLNS
- the thiD gene encoding bifunctional hydroxymethylpyrimidine kinase/phosphomethylpyrimidine kinase, whose amino-acid sequence is MIQAKTKTKIPILTIAGSDCSGGAGIQADLKTFSAHNLFGMSVVLSVVAENTARVISCFDIPTKIIDEQILAVYEDIEPMAVKIGMLGSKEIITCVKENLLRFKAKNVVIDPVMFAKNGYALMPLENCQFFKDEILSLADVLTPNIPEAEFLCDFKILNEEDMKKAAIKLHKEGAKSVLIKGGHSKDNTNDVFYDGKEFSIFKAEKIDTKNTHGTGCTLSSAIASNLALGKEKHEAIKLAKDYVYGAIFNSLALGKGCGPTNHFFQFDKE
- a CDS encoding low molecular weight protein-tyrosine-phosphatase, with protein sequence MTKIIFVCLGNICRSPMAEFIMKDLLIKVNLNDKFIVSSAGTSGYHDGEDMHFKTKAMLNSKNINSKPFCSQKLSLKMCEENDLIIVMDNSNYNDVVKNFPNFKHKIHKITSYALELGYDEVPDPWYSGDFDETYTILSKACSNLLNTLYKNLSFK
- a CDS encoding uroporphyrinogen-III synthase, encoding MMIYFIGDKEFDGVKTIKLNEIKFLDFEVNLKEFDCLIISSKNALKALMSSKNKINFDIKLYAVGQKSADFAKELGFKNVKYPSKAYGKNLASEFLSEFKNKKCLYLRAKKISSGLDEVLLNENISLKQLIVYENVAIEPKKDELKIQHPSVFIFSAPSGIEQFLKFFTLEKEDKVVVIGQSTALKLHNFKNLHICKEQDLNSCLKLAKSLDL
- the rsmG gene encoding 16S rRNA (guanine(527)-N(7))-methyltransferase RsmG gives rise to the protein MKKYEEQLNFLQNFNKDDFFKKITLYKELLEKFNAVHNLTHLENIDDNVIDSIKILDYCDLTDKKKIVDVGSGAGFPAIFLACILQESEFFLFEPSAKKASFLRVVKTELNLKNINIIKEKIQNYQSFKADLITSRALMDIKPLVEISNGFYDENTLFLFYKGSEVYDELQGMKDYKIFNRGFRNYCLLKIKEKIC